GATGCCCGTCGAACACTTCCGTCCCGATCTCCTCCCGGCCCGTTTCGCCTTCCAGTTTCTCCGCGATCTTGGGCGCCATGGCCGGATCGTAGGGCACGGTCTTGAAATGTTTCATGCGCGACAGCAACAGCCACATGAGTTGCTTGTCTTTGCGAACGATGGTGACGTTCACCGGCCCCAGGTCATGGTGCTCAAGCCGCCACATATCATCACGGTAGTACATCACCGTCTTTCTTGTCCGGCCGTTGCTCTTGACGATCTGGTCGGCGGTGAATTCCAGCGCCAAGGCCGGCTCGGCCATCCAGCACAGGGCGAGCAACCCGATGACCACCTGTTTTGGATTCATGCTTCCTCCCCTGCCGCATCCTACCATAGCCGGCCCCGCGCCGCCTGCGGACGCCGAAACGCCTCGTCCGGCCCGAGAGCGCTTCGTTCACGGCATCACGAGGACGCCGGAGCCGTTGATCGTGCCAGCCTTGAGGGATTGGAGCGCCCGGTTGGCTTCGTCGAGTCGAAAGCTGGTGGTGCGGGGCCGGATAGGAATCTCGGCCGCGACGCGGAGAAAATCCACCCCGTCCTGCTTGGTATTGGCCGTGACGCTGCGAATGACCCGCTCCCCGAACACCTCCCTGTCGTAATCGAGCGAAGGGATCGCGCTCATATGAATCCCGGCGAGGGCGAGCGTGCCCCCCTGCTCCAACGCGCGCAAGGCCGGCGGCACCAGTTCGCCCGCCGGCGCAAAGATGATCGAAGCGTGGAGTTTCTTGGGCGGCATGGCCACCGCCTCCCCTGCCCATCTCGCCCCCATCTCACGAGCCATCGCCTGGTGCTCCGCCTTGAGCGAACAGACATAGACTTCGCAGCCCCAATGCCGGGCCACTTGAATGGCCAGGTGCGCCGCGGCCCCGAATCCATAGAGGCCAAGCCGCTGTCCCGGCTGGATGCCGCTCAAGCGCAGCGCGCGGAACCCGATGATCCCCGCGCAGAGGAGCGGCGCGGCCTCCTCGTCGGCAAAGGTCGCAGGGATCGGATAGGCGAAGGAGGCCGGCACGACAGCCGCCGTCGCAAACCCTCCGTCTTCATGGTAGCCCGTGAACCGGGCGGAGGGGCACAGGTTCTCGCGGCCCGTCCGACAGAAATCACAAGTCCCGCAGGTGCGCCTGAGCCAGGCGATTCCAACACGATCGCCCGAACGGAACGACCGCACGTTGGTTCCGACCGCCTCCACCGACCCGACGATCTGGTGCCCGGGGATCACGGGGGATTTTTGGGGAGGCAACTCTGCCTCGATGACATGCAGATCCGTTCGGCAAATGCCGCAGACCGAGACTCGGATCAGGATCTCATCGGGACCCGGCGCGGGCGCGGGAACCTCCTCGAAGATCAACGGCGAGGACCGGATATCCGCCGGCCTGTGCAACACCATGGCCTGCATGACGCAATGCCTGAAGACGGATCAGGGGAGGAACTTGCAGCGGGGCCTGGCAGGAGGCATCGCCACGTGGCGCCTCGGCACCCAGCCGCCGAAGATCAGAAAGCCGATCAACCGCCCTTCGCCTTGATAACCTCAACCTCCAACCGGATATCAACGTCGTCGCCGACGATCAACCCGCCGCTATCCAAGGTCTTGTTCCAATTCATGCCGAAGTCCTTCCGGTTCAGCTTCCCTTTTCCGGTGAAGCCCGCGCGGGTGTTGCCCCACGGGTCTTTGGTCACCCCGTTGAAGGCGCCGATCAACGTGATTTCTTTGGTGACCCCGCGCATCGTCAGGTCCCCGACAGCGGTGTACTCGTCACCTGTTTTCTTGACCTGCTTGAGTTTGAACGTAATCGCGGGATACTTCTCGACATCGAAAAAGTCCGGGCTCCGAAGATGTGTGTCGCGCTTTTCGTGGTTGGTGTTCAGTGACGCGGCCTTGATCGTGGCTTCGATGGTCTTGAATTGCCCCGCCTCCGGGTCCATCTCGACGAACCCGCTGTAATCCATGAACCGTCCGGTCGTCTTGGAGATCACCATGTGCTTGACTTGGAACTCGATGATGGAGTGGTCCAGGTCCACATCGTACCGGGCCATCTCGCCCCACGCCATCCCGCCGACCATCACGGTACTTGCC
The DNA window shown above is from Nitrospira tepida and carries:
- a CDS encoding zinc-dependent alcohol dehydrogenase family protein produces the protein MQAMVLHRPADIRSSPLIFEEVPAPAPGPDEILIRVSVCGICRTDLHVIEAELPPQKSPVIPGHQIVGSVEAVGTNVRSFRSGDRVGIAWLRRTCGTCDFCRTGRENLCPSARFTGYHEDGGFATAAVVPASFAYPIPATFADEEAAPLLCAGIIGFRALRLSGIQPGQRLGLYGFGAAAHLAIQVARHWGCEVYVCSLKAEHQAMAREMGARWAGEAVAMPPKKLHASIIFAPAGELVPPALRALEQGGTLALAGIHMSAIPSLDYDREVFGERVIRSVTANTKQDGVDFLRVAAEIPIRPRTTSFRLDEANRALQSLKAGTINGSGVLVMP
- a CDS encoding YceI family protein, with amino-acid sequence MRSMWVAGLLASTVMVGGMAWGEMARYDVDLDHSIIEFQVKHMVISKTTGRFMDYSGFVEMDPEAGQFKTIEATIKAASLNTNHEKRDTHLRSPDFFDVEKYPAITFKLKQVKKTGDEYTAVGDLTMRGVTKEITLIGAFNGVTKDPWGNTRAGFTGKGKLNRKDFGMNWNKTLDSGGLIVGDDVDIRLEVEVIKAKGG